The following are from one region of the Halobacteriovorax vibrionivorans genome:
- a CDS encoding ABC transporter ATP-binding protein: MNLLKVKNLNIHFKTKKGLIHAVRNVSFEVEKSETLGIVGESGCGKSITNMAIMGLLDDNAVVTADELSFDGVDLQSLNEKSWQQIRGGEISMIFQDAMSSLNPCYTVENQIEEVLLIHEPTLKKEERKQRVERLLTQVGIPAPKERMKSYPHELSGGMAQRVMIAMAIASGPKLLIADEPTTALDVTVQQQILDLLIDIQKETGMAVIFISHDLAVVKDFTRTLQVMYAGEVIEKGPTDEIISHPRHPYTYGLLQSIPSFTNDINAPLYSIKGMVPDLASRPEGCQFRERCNYASNKCGELPKLIIHDEHSLRCIHPLNN; the protein is encoded by the coding sequence ATGAATTTATTAAAAGTTAAAAATCTAAATATACATTTTAAAACAAAGAAAGGTCTAATTCACGCTGTAAGAAATGTTTCCTTTGAAGTTGAAAAGAGTGAAACCTTAGGAATCGTTGGTGAATCAGGTTGTGGAAAGAGTATCACCAATATGGCGATCATGGGGCTCTTAGATGATAATGCTGTGGTTACTGCAGACGAGCTAAGTTTTGACGGAGTTGACCTACAGAGCTTAAATGAAAAATCATGGCAGCAAATTCGTGGCGGTGAAATAAGTATGATCTTTCAAGATGCTATGAGTAGTTTAAATCCATGCTACACAGTAGAGAATCAAATTGAAGAGGTTCTTCTAATTCACGAACCAACTCTTAAAAAAGAAGAACGTAAGCAAAGAGTTGAAAGGCTTCTTACTCAAGTTGGTATCCCTGCACCAAAAGAGAGAATGAAGTCCTACCCTCATGAGTTATCTGGAGGGATGGCCCAAAGAGTAATGATTGCCATGGCCATTGCTTCTGGGCCTAAACTTCTCATTGCAGATGAGCCTACAACAGCACTTGATGTTACAGTACAACAACAAATTCTTGATCTTCTTATTGATATTCAAAAAGAGACAGGAATGGCCGTAATCTTCATCTCTCATGATTTGGCCGTTGTTAAGGACTTCACGAGAACTCTGCAAGTAATGTATGCCGGCGAAGTTATTGAAAAAGGACCGACTGATGAGATTATTTCTCATCCAAGACATCCTTACACATATGGACTTCTCCAATCCATTCCTTCTTTTACAAATGATATTAATGCTCCCCTCTACTCAATTAAGGGTATGGTGCCTGATCTGGCCAGTAGGCCAGAAGGTTGTCAATTTAGAGAACGTTGCAACTATGCAAGTAATAAGTGCGGCGAATTACCAAAGCTCATTATTCATGATGAACACTCACTACGATGTATTCACCCACTTAATAACTAA
- a CDS encoding ABC transporter ATP-binding protein, translating to MIDTIKVTNLKKHYPVGNKAVKAVDGLSFNLQERTTLGIVGESGCGKSTLAKCLMGLEPLTDGSITIAGKDFSQLSSKELYHNIQMVFQNPLESLNPRKKAWEIIADPLLINEKVTKKEAYNRACDLMETVGLRREHAHKYPHMFSGGQRQRIGIARALILRPKVLILDEPVSALDVSVQAQVLNLLKDLQKEFNLTYIFISHDLSVVRYIADKVLVMYLGKVCEYGKSDVIFNTPHHPYTKTLLKSAHAVDNEVIKAFPPLKDVELPSPLNPPTGCNFHTRCPLAVEKCKESTPECRDIDYRSIFCHEII from the coding sequence ATGATTGATACAATAAAAGTCACAAATTTAAAGAAACACTACCCAGTAGGAAATAAGGCCGTTAAGGCCGTAGACGGATTAAGTTTCAACCTCCAGGAAAGAACAACTCTTGGAATTGTTGGTGAGTCTGGTTGTGGTAAGTCCACTCTTGCAAAATGTCTCATGGGACTTGAGCCATTAACCGATGGAAGCATTACGATTGCAGGAAAAGACTTTTCGCAGCTAAGTTCAAAAGAACTCTACCACAATATCCAAATGGTTTTTCAAAACCCTCTTGAGTCCCTTAACCCAAGAAAGAAGGCCTGGGAAATAATCGCTGATCCACTACTTATAAATGAGAAGGTCACTAAAAAAGAAGCTTATAACCGTGCATGTGATCTAATGGAAACCGTTGGGCTTAGACGAGAACATGCTCATAAGTACCCACATATGTTTAGTGGTGGCCAGCGCCAGCGTATTGGTATCGCACGTGCCCTAATCTTAAGGCCAAAGGTATTGATCCTAGACGAACCTGTTTCGGCCCTAGATGTATCGGTACAGGCACAGGTTTTAAACCTTTTAAAAGACCTGCAAAAGGAATTTAATCTTACTTATATTTTTATCTCCCACGATCTTTCAGTCGTTCGTTATATAGCAGATAAGGTTCTTGTCATGTACCTTGGAAAGGTATGTGAGTATGGAAAGAGTGATGTGATCTTTAATACTCCTCATCACCCTTATACTAAAACACTTTTAAAGAGTGCACATGCTGTGGATAATGAAGTAATCAAGGCATTTCCACCGCTAAAGGATGTGGAACTACCATCTCCTCTAAATCCACCAACTGGTTGTAATTTTCACACTCGCTGTCCCCTTGCTGTAGAAAAATGCAAAGAAAGCACACCAGAATGTCGTGATATTGATTATCGAAGTATTTTTTGTCATGAAATAATTTAA
- a CDS encoding ABC transporter substrate-binding protein translates to MFKKLVAFSLMGLLVVSCTGNGGAKKNTFVYCSEGSPSGFNPQFLTDGPSHNAAAYPLYNRLVSFETGSTNIIPSLSESWTVSDDQLTYTFNIRKGVKFHTTKYFKPTRELDASDVVWSFNRMYKKDHPYNKVSGGIYEYWDGMGMSNIIKEIKQTDKYQVQIRLHYPEAPLLANMAMAFTSVLSREYGEKMLAAKTPEEFDRKPVGTGPFIFSSYQKDTMIRYTANKDYFNGVPKIKRMVFSIIPDPSVRTQKLVAGECHLATQPAPTDIAALKANKEITVLDGPGLNVAYLAMNTEKKPFDNIHVRRAINFALNRSAYIDPIYLGFATIAKNPMPPTIWGYNDDISASEYNIKKAKEELKKAGLPNGFETTIWTLPVSRPYNPNGKKMGELMQEDLAKVGIKVELVSYDWPTYLKKAHAGEHSLIQMGWTGDNGDPDNFLYMLLSCEGAKAGSNYANWCNEDYDRQVIMAKRLSDRKKRAKYYQKAQEVFNKDLPWIPLFHSTVHRAMRSNVKGFKIHPLGNDIFTNISIE, encoded by the coding sequence ATGTTTAAGAAGTTAGTGGCCTTTTCACTTATGGGCCTATTAGTTGTCTCATGCACTGGAAATGGTGGAGCAAAGAAGAACACTTTTGTATATTGTTCAGAAGGATCCCCTTCAGGATTTAACCCACAATTTTTAACAGATGGCCCATCTCATAATGCAGCAGCTTACCCACTTTATAATCGTCTTGTAAGCTTTGAAACTGGAAGTACAAATATAATTCCTTCTCTATCTGAGAGCTGGACGGTCTCTGATGATCAACTAACTTACACATTCAACATTAGAAAAGGTGTAAAATTTCATACAACTAAATACTTCAAGCCAACAAGAGAGCTAGATGCCAGTGATGTTGTATGGTCATTTAACCGAATGTACAAAAAAGATCACCCATATAACAAAGTTAGTGGTGGTATCTATGAGTATTGGGACGGCATGGGAATGTCTAATATCATCAAAGAAATTAAGCAAACTGATAAGTACCAAGTACAGATTCGACTTCATTATCCAGAGGCTCCCCTACTTGCAAATATGGCCATGGCCTTTACAAGTGTCCTCTCGCGAGAATACGGAGAGAAGATGCTAGCAGCAAAAACTCCAGAGGAGTTTGACCGCAAACCAGTAGGAACAGGGCCATTTATTTTTAGTTCATATCAAAAAGATACAATGATTCGCTACACCGCCAACAAAGACTACTTTAATGGTGTACCTAAAATTAAGAGAATGGTTTTTTCAATTATTCCTGATCCATCTGTTAGAACACAGAAGCTTGTGGCCGGTGAATGTCATCTGGCCACTCAACCAGCTCCAACAGATATTGCAGCACTTAAGGCCAATAAAGAGATTACTGTCCTTGATGGGCCTGGTTTAAACGTAGCCTATCTTGCAATGAATACAGAAAAAAAGCCATTTGATAATATTCATGTAAGACGTGCAATTAACTTTGCTCTTAATCGTAGTGCATATATTGATCCTATTTATTTAGGCTTTGCTACAATTGCAAAGAATCCAATGCCTCCTACAATCTGGGGATATAACGATGATATTTCCGCTTCAGAATACAATATCAAAAAGGCAAAAGAAGAGTTAAAGAAAGCTGGCCTTCCAAATGGTTTTGAAACAACAATCTGGACTCTCCCTGTTTCACGTCCATATAACCCTAACGGAAAAAAGATGGGAGAACTTATGCAAGAGGATCTAGCAAAAGTTGGGATCAAGGTTGAGCTTGTGTCTTATGATTGGCCAACATATTTGAAGAAGGCCCATGCTGGAGAACACTCACTAATTCAAATGGGTTGGACCGGAGATAATGGTGACCCAGATAATTTCCTCTATATGCTACTAAGTTGTGAAGGCGCTAAGGCCGGATCAAATTATGCTAATTGGTGTAATGAAGACTACGATCGTCAAGTGATCATGGCCAAGCGATTAAGTGATCGCAAGAAGCGTGCAAAGTACTATCAAAAAGCACAAGAAGTCTTTAATAAGGACCTTCCTTGGATTCCACTCTTTCACTCAACAGTTCATCGAGCAATGAGAAGTAATGTGAAAGGATTTAAGATTCATCCACTTGGAAATGACATCTTTACAAATATTTCAATCGAGTAA
- a CDS encoding cellulose biosynthesis cyclic di-GMP-binding regulatory protein BcsB translates to MMKKILLTALILLSIQTFADKIAYKIEKKGFAKGISGPSNFSQSIFFDITDKEYINSAQLSINLSYSSILRPSSYVKVLINDIPLASKDLSTGKNNFAFNRYKNTINIPKSYLSAGAMKLTITANAVLNKDQCINTQLAKNLIHILPSTAIHIDYKNQRMNIANTLKSFPEKINIYTDHSYNNHQIFDLIYYLRKFSHKINFIDNPKDIKKNKIHISLASTETNNNLLQLLSNEDRDILALKDQIESRFVSDNNMILIDTQSRNDTRIYNALVEYRNLLLSKGINLENSEPSSLLETKVYRDQLGINEEGKVFNNRQEWNFSINPSQYLGKKQPSSLTVSTTVTPTTGDHPHKLNVFQNNQLIKVVELDNSGRPTLYNFELLPYLKEQTQTIKVLIIASDKDGQCGSGSYGAIASLLPDTHVTLKELDQKTDSLAKINYAFKDTVDFFIPKDTSKIAAAYNSYLLSNSYGINPLRINFIEFDNVIPKTNRPFIAITNRNSNTDWLAPIRDSNITTFTTFLKKKIMAIEGLENLSLIQLVNKDGHSGVNFHYLGKSFISEANYITFDDNDIVMIDKSSEVSRFNSMLLSKELPVFAKSNILEDLYTKYKFILLFGVWLLLTFGFIRLSKRNND, encoded by the coding sequence ATGATGAAAAAGATTTTACTTACTGCTCTAATTCTACTTAGCATTCAAACTTTTGCAGATAAGATAGCTTACAAGATTGAAAAGAAAGGTTTTGCAAAGGGAATTTCTGGGCCATCTAATTTCTCTCAATCAATTTTCTTTGATATTACAGATAAGGAATATATAAACTCTGCCCAGTTAAGTATCAATTTATCATATTCATCAATTTTAAGGCCATCATCTTATGTAAAGGTATTAATTAACGACATTCCTCTTGCATCCAAAGACCTATCAACAGGTAAAAATAATTTCGCATTTAACAGATATAAGAACACGATAAATATACCGAAGTCATATCTATCGGCCGGAGCAATGAAGCTCACAATCACAGCAAATGCTGTTTTAAATAAAGACCAATGTATCAACACACAGCTTGCAAAGAATTTAATTCACATCCTTCCATCAACTGCGATACATATTGATTATAAAAATCAAAGAATGAATATTGCTAATACTCTAAAATCTTTCCCTGAAAAGATAAATATCTATACTGACCATAGCTATAATAATCATCAGATCTTTGACTTAATCTACTACTTAAGAAAATTCTCACATAAGATTAATTTCATTGATAACCCAAAAGACATAAAGAAGAACAAGATTCATATCTCACTAGCTAGCACTGAGACAAATAATAACCTATTACAACTTTTATCAAATGAAGATAGAGATATACTTGCGCTAAAGGATCAAATTGAGTCAAGATTTGTTTCTGATAACAATATGATTTTAATTGATACACAAAGTAGAAATGATACAAGAATCTACAATGCACTTGTTGAATATAGAAACTTACTTTTATCAAAAGGAATAAACTTAGAAAACTCTGAACCAAGTAGTCTTCTTGAAACGAAGGTCTATCGTGACCAACTAGGAATTAACGAAGAAGGTAAAGTATTTAACAATCGCCAAGAGTGGAATTTTAGTATTAATCCTTCACAGTACTTAGGAAAAAAACAACCAAGTTCTCTAACAGTATCAACAACGGTAACACCGACAACAGGTGATCACCCACATAAGCTAAATGTTTTCCAAAACAACCAGCTCATAAAAGTTGTTGAATTAGACAACTCAGGAAGACCAACATTATATAATTTTGAACTTCTACCTTATTTAAAAGAGCAAACTCAAACGATAAAAGTTCTTATTATAGCGTCAGATAAGGATGGACAATGTGGAAGTGGATCATACGGTGCAATTGCATCTCTATTACCAGACACACATGTAACACTAAAAGAGCTTGATCAAAAAACTGACAGTTTAGCAAAAATTAATTATGCATTTAAAGACACTGTTGATTTCTTTATTCCAAAAGACACTAGTAAAATTGCAGCAGCTTACAATAGTTACTTACTTTCAAACTCATACGGTATAAACCCTTTACGCATAAACTTCATTGAATTTGATAACGTTATACCAAAAACGAATAGACCATTCATCGCCATTACAAATAGAAATAGTAACACTGATTGGTTAGCTCCAATTAGAGATAGTAATATAACGACATTTACAACATTTCTTAAAAAGAAAATAATGGCAATAGAAGGCCTAGAAAATCTAAGTTTAATACAATTAGTAAATAAAGACGGACATAGTGGTGTTAACTTTCACTATCTTGGCAAAAGCTTTATATCAGAAGCAAATTATATAACATTTGACGATAATGACATTGTAATGATCGACAAAAGTAGTGAGGTATCAAGATTCAACTCTATGCTTTTAAGTAAAGAGCTTCCAGTCTTCGCCAAATCAAATATTTTAGAAGATCTCTATACAAAGTATAAATTTATACTACTCTTTGGTGTGTGGTTACTTCTAACATTTGGATTTATCAGATTAAGTAAGAGAAACAATGATTAA
- a CDS encoding ABC transporter permease yields MSDQIMNQDSNITNIKLLKEFWDHFSDNKGAVLGLALVLGFIIIALLAPVIAPHGSSEIFEGQLRIPPIWAEGGTTSFLLGTDDLGRDVLSRLIYGAQISLFVGISIVCISAVIGTILGLLSGYFGGKTDAVIMRFIDILMAYPSILLAIIVVSVIGPGLMNAVLAVSLVSVPSFTRLIRANVMEIKNLQYIQAAKTFGASPIRIMLKEILPNCMATLIVQVTLGLSEGILSTAALGFLGLGVQAPTPEWGIMLSDARPYIQSAPWLVTLPGLCILAVVLGLNLFGDGLRDALDPKLKR; encoded by the coding sequence ATGAGTGATCAAATCATGAATCAAGATTCAAATATAACAAATATTAAACTTCTTAAAGAATTCTGGGATCACTTTAGTGACAATAAAGGCGCAGTCTTAGGCCTTGCTCTTGTGCTAGGTTTTATCATCATCGCACTTTTAGCACCAGTAATTGCTCCTCATGGTTCAAGTGAGATATTTGAGGGTCAACTTCGTATTCCACCAATTTGGGCAGAAGGTGGAACCACAAGCTTTCTATTAGGAACAGATGACCTTGGACGAGATGTTCTAAGTCGTCTTATTTATGGGGCCCAAATCTCACTATTTGTGGGTATCTCTATTGTCTGTATTTCAGCAGTCATTGGAACAATCCTTGGTCTTCTCTCTGGCTACTTTGGAGGAAAGACTGATGCTGTCATTATGAGATTCATTGATATTCTTATGGCCTACCCAAGTATCCTACTGGCCATCATCGTTGTTTCAGTTATAGGCCCAGGACTAATGAATGCAGTGCTTGCGGTATCTCTTGTTAGTGTCCCATCATTTACCAGACTTATTCGTGCCAATGTTATGGAGATTAAAAACCTTCAATATATTCAAGCGGCCAAAACTTTTGGGGCCTCTCCTATTCGCATTATGCTTAAGGAGATTCTTCCAAATTGTATGGCGACACTTATTGTTCAAGTCACACTTGGTCTTTCTGAAGGTATTCTTTCAACTGCCGCCCTAGGCTTCTTAGGACTTGGTGTTCAGGCACCAACACCGGAATGGGGAATTATGTTAAGTGATGCCAGGCCTTATATTCAAAGTGCTCCATGGCTTGTGACACTACCAGGACTTTGTATTCTTGCTGTTGTTCTAGGCTTAAACCTATTTGGTGATGGCCTAAGAGATGCCCTTGATCCAAAACTTAAGAGATAA
- a CDS encoding ABC transporter permease: protein MKNFLKQRLLQLIPTIIGISLFSFIIVRLVPGDPVLLLLGERGADPKVYAAMQKTLGLDRPILEQYLFYMKNVFSGDFGISIVTKQTVVNEFFSRFPATLELGICAMIFAILIGIPAGVYAALKRNSFMDYLLMGTSLVGYSMPIFWWGLILIIVFSVNMGITPVSGRMDVFFEVPSITGFMLLDTLNPEVIEFDGLAPFTSALKHLILPTIAMGTIPLAVISRMTRSSVLEVLKAPYIQTAKAKGQSYQKIVWKHAVRNALIPIVTVIGLLFGSIITGAILTETIFSWPGIGRWLVASIHARDYPVIQGGILFIALMVIFINMCVDIIYSIVNPKIAGSK from the coding sequence ATGAAAAACTTTTTAAAACAACGCCTTTTACAGCTAATCCCTACGATTATTGGGATTAGCTTATTTTCTTTTATTATTGTTCGTCTAGTCCCAGGAGATCCTGTTCTTCTTTTACTTGGAGAACGAGGTGCCGATCCCAAGGTCTATGCAGCCATGCAAAAAACATTGGGACTTGATCGTCCGATTCTAGAGCAATACCTATTTTATATGAAGAATGTCTTTTCTGGTGATTTTGGTATCTCCATTGTGACAAAACAAACTGTCGTAAATGAATTCTTCTCGCGCTTTCCAGCAACACTAGAGCTTGGAATTTGCGCTATGATCTTTGCTATCTTAATAGGAATTCCAGCAGGGGTTTATGCAGCATTAAAGAGGAATTCCTTTATGGACTATCTTCTGATGGGAACTTCTCTCGTTGGCTACTCCATGCCTATTTTCTGGTGGGGCCTTATTCTCATAATTGTCTTCTCAGTAAATATGGGAATAACTCCTGTCTCCGGTAGAATGGATGTCTTCTTCGAGGTCCCAAGTATTACGGGATTTATGCTTCTAGATACCTTAAACCCAGAAGTCATTGAGTTTGATGGCCTAGCACCATTTACTTCGGCCCTGAAACACCTCATTCTGCCAACAATTGCTATGGGTACTATTCCTTTAGCTGTTATTTCAAGAATGACTAGATCAAGCGTGCTTGAAGTTTTAAAAGCACCTTATATTCAGACCGCGAAGGCCAAGGGCCAAAGTTATCAAAAGATCGTTTGGAAACACGCTGTTAGAAATGCCCTCATCCCTATTGTTACTGTTATTGGACTCCTCTTTGGAAGTATTATTACAGGCGCAATTCTAACTGAGACAATTTTCTCATGGCCAGGAATTGGACGCTGGCTTGTAGCAAGTATTCATGCAAGAGACTACCCTGTTATTCAAGGAGGAATTCTCTTTATAGCTCTTATGGTTATCTTTATTAATATGTGTGTGGATATTATTTATTCTATTGTTAATCCTAAAATCGCAGGTTCAAAGTAA
- the ald gene encoding alanine dehydrogenase, which translates to MIIGVPKEIKNNENRVGLVPGGVRQLVHDGHEVYVETNAGYGIGISDEDFIQAGAKILGSLEDVFAKSTMIIKVKEPQAREIALLKPHHILYTYLHLAADEPQTRGLMESGSTSIAYETIQPADGSLPLLTPMSEVAGRMATQIGAAYLQIDHGGKGVLLGGVPGTRRAKVTVIGCGVAGTNAIKMAMGMGADVTAIDLSTKRLAELDDLFDNRITTLFSNIENIETTVQESDLVIGAVLVPGAKAPKLVTRDMIAKMEKGSVVVDIAVDQGGCIETCKPTTHQDPTFLVDGVVHYCVANMPGAVAKTSTFALTNVTLKYARMIAKYGVEEAARMDAAFKKGINIYKGKLVYKQVADDLNLEYTPLNID; encoded by the coding sequence ATGATTATTGGTGTTCCTAAGGAAATTAAAAATAATGAAAACCGTGTAGGTCTAGTTCCAGGTGGTGTTAGACAACTAGTTCACGACGGTCACGAAGTGTACGTAGAAACAAATGCTGGTTATGGAATTGGTATTAGCGATGAAGACTTCATCCAAGCAGGTGCTAAGATTCTTGGCTCACTTGAAGATGTATTTGCTAAGTCGACAATGATCATCAAAGTAAAAGAGCCACAAGCTAGAGAGATTGCTCTTTTAAAGCCACATCATATTCTTTACACATACCTTCACCTTGCTGCAGATGAGCCACAGACTCGTGGCCTAATGGAATCAGGATCAACATCTATTGCATATGAAACAATCCAACCAGCAGACGGATCACTTCCACTTCTTACACCTATGTCAGAGGTTGCGGGAAGAATGGCAACGCAAATTGGTGCTGCTTACCTTCAAATTGATCATGGTGGAAAAGGTGTTCTTCTAGGTGGTGTACCGGGTACAAGAAGAGCAAAGGTTACTGTTATTGGTTGTGGTGTTGCCGGAACAAATGCAATTAAGATGGCCATGGGAATGGGTGCAGATGTAACTGCAATTGACCTTTCAACAAAACGTCTTGCTGAACTTGATGACTTATTTGATAACAGAATTACAACTCTATTCTCAAATATTGAAAATATTGAAACGACTGTACAAGAGTCAGATCTTGTTATTGGAGCAGTTCTTGTTCCAGGTGCAAAAGCGCCAAAGCTTGTTACAAGAGATATGATTGCAAAAATGGAAAAAGGTTCTGTTGTTGTTGATATTGCAGTAGATCAAGGTGGATGTATCGAGACATGTAAGCCAACAACTCACCAAGACCCTACTTTCCTAGTAGATGGTGTTGTTCATTACTGTGTTGCCAATATGCCAGGTGCCGTTGCTAAGACTTCAACATTTGCACTTACAAACGTTACACTAAAGTATGCTCGTATGATTGCAAAATACGGTGTCGAAGAAGCGGCCAGAATGGACGCCGCATTCAAGAAAGGGATCAATATCTACAAAGGTAAACTTGTTTACAAGCAAGTTGCTGACGACCTCAACCTAGAATACACTCCTCTAAATATCGATTAA
- a CDS encoding glycosyltransferase family 2 protein has protein sequence MKIGQRLIQKGFITPEKLEDALLIQSKTGSRLGRILVGKGYVKQRDIDKLMAEYFNLPFKEISTEDVDTDNIKREDFDLYLEKNLLPLKNNMMAICEPQYEQISFIESNFKEYEIIVTSQDSLKQALHLHFGGKLSHESIYSLANTYPEYSAAQVFISKQLIGIYCLAILFAYLVFYNTDTTFLTINIITTFFLIISFIFKFSLTWIGSDNSFEKKVTDEEVNNLDESSLPAYTVLIPMYNEPEVLPIIVNSIRNLDYPKEKLDVKLVLEENDDKTIQAAKDLELEDIFDICLVPHSFPKTKPKACNYALKFAKGKYVTIYDAEDKPEKDQLKKAIIAFKKSPKNTAVIQAKLNYYNDKENILTRCFTLEYSLWFDFFLPALEKLDVPIPLGGTSNHFVTKILKQVGGWDPFNVTEDADLGIRYSALNYVVRVVNSTTYEEANTKVGNWIRQRSRWIKGYMQTYLVHMRTPLKLYRSIGFKGFFSFQFFIGMTILTSLITPWLYSVYIFWLFTKTTMFDPYFTESIIYLSNLNLLMGNAFYVYIMMLGVTKRNKLYLIPYALAVPFYWILMSIAGYKGLYQLFVNPFYWEKTQHGLSKVTQQEVQDLA, from the coding sequence ATGAAGATCGGTCAACGTCTAATTCAAAAAGGATTTATTACCCCAGAGAAGCTGGAAGATGCCCTATTAATTCAAAGTAAAACAGGTTCTAGACTTGGTAGAATTCTTGTTGGTAAAGGATATGTAAAACAGAGAGACATCGATAAGTTAATGGCGGAGTACTTTAACTTACCATTTAAAGAAATCTCCACAGAGGATGTCGACACTGATAATATAAAACGCGAAGACTTTGATCTATACTTAGAGAAAAACCTCTTACCATTAAAGAATAATATGATGGCCATATGTGAACCACAATATGAGCAAATATCATTTATCGAATCAAACTTTAAAGAGTATGAAATAATTGTAACATCCCAAGACAGTTTAAAGCAGGCGCTACACCTTCACTTTGGAGGTAAGCTAAGCCATGAATCAATCTACTCTTTGGCAAATACATATCCTGAATACTCTGCAGCACAAGTTTTTATCTCCAAGCAATTGATAGGAATCTATTGTTTAGCAATACTTTTTGCTTATTTAGTATTTTACAACACTGATACAACATTTCTTACAATCAATATTATAACGACATTTTTTTTAATTATAAGTTTCATCTTCAAATTCAGTTTAACTTGGATAGGTTCTGATAACTCATTTGAAAAAAAAGTTACCGATGAAGAAGTCAATAATCTTGATGAGTCATCTCTTCCAGCTTATACAGTGCTAATTCCAATGTACAATGAACCAGAGGTATTACCTATTATTGTTAATTCAATTAGGAATCTTGATTACCCGAAAGAGAAACTAGACGTTAAATTAGTACTGGAAGAAAATGACGACAAAACTATTCAAGCTGCAAAAGACCTAGAATTAGAAGATATATTTGATATCTGCTTAGTTCCCCACTCTTTCCCAAAGACAAAGCCAAAGGCATGTAATTATGCACTTAAATTTGCAAAAGGAAAGTATGTAACAATATATGATGCTGAAGATAAACCAGAAAAGGATCAATTAAAAAAAGCAATTATTGCTTTTAAAAAGTCTCCAAAGAATACTGCAGTAATCCAAGCTAAACTTAATTATTACAACGATAAAGAAAATATTTTAACCAGATGTTTTACATTAGAATACTCTCTATGGTTTGACTTTTTTCTACCGGCCCTTGAGAAACTAGATGTCCCAATTCCATTAGGGGGGACATCGAATCATTTTGTTACAAAAATCCTTAAACAAGTTGGTGGATGGGACCCATTTAATGTAACGGAAGATGCAGACTTAGGAATTAGATATTCTGCTCTAAATTATGTCGTTAGAGTCGTAAACTCTACAACCTATGAAGAGGCAAATACAAAAGTTGGTAATTGGATTAGACAAAGATCTCGTTGGATTAAAGGTTATATGCAAACCTACCTCGTGCATATGAGGACTCCACTAAAGCTTTATCGTTCCATAGGATTTAAGGGATTCTTCTCTTTTCAATTCTTTATAGGGATGACAATTCTAACTTCTTTAATAACTCCTTGGCTTTATTCAGTCTACATATTTTGGTTATTCACTAAGACGACTATGTTTGATCCTTATTTTACAGAGAGTATTATCTACCTTAGTAACTTGAATCTATTAATGGGGAATGCATTCTATGTATATATTATGATGTTAGGAGTAACAAAAAGAAATAAGTTATACTTAATCCCGTATGCCCTAGCTGTTCCATTCTACTGGATACTAATGTCTATTGCAGGTTATAAGGGGCTGTATCAACTTTTCGTAAATCCATTTTACTGGGAAAAGACACAACATGGCCTTAGTAAAGTAACTCAACAAGAGGTACAAGACCTTGCTTAA